A DNA window from Zingiber officinale cultivar Zhangliang chromosome 3A, Zo_v1.1, whole genome shotgun sequence contains the following coding sequences:
- the LOC122050621 gene encoding uncharacterized protein LOC122050621, translated as MGKSVTIDKFFQRKRANEHDPATPITPLIRSNNNDLPYERKRANEHDPATPITPSTRSNNNDLPFERKRANEHDPATPITPSTRSNNNDLPSEIPPKRFKHTEIEEVDLHSLERCSNQTAFTVDGFDNWKKVRNGKACAFLGHIGKDNVSSPHRNAEKNVIYSTLAHYNLDVQNIRGQGYDGASNMRDEFNGLQALIIKDCRGAYYVRCFAHRLQLALVAASKNVTPIHQFFDRLTFIVNIVGSSCKRNDELKNAHADDIAHLIAINELETGRGLNQIDTLQRAADTR; from the exons ATGGGAAAATCTGTTACGATTGATAAGTTTtttcaaagaaagagagcaaatgAACATGATCCAGCTACTCCTATAACCCCATTAATAAGATCAAATAACAATGATCTTCCATATGAAAGAAAGAGAGCAAATGAACATGATCCAGCTACTCCTATAACCCCATCAACAAGATCAAATAACAATGATCTTCCATTTGAAAGAAAGAGAGCAAATGAACATGATCCAGCTACTCCTATAACCCCATCAACAAGATCAAATAACAATGATCTTCCATCTGAAATCCCCCCTAAAAGATTCAAACATACAGAAATAGAAGAGGTTGATCTCCATTCTTTAGAGC GATGCTCAAATCAAACTGCATTTACTGTTGATGGATTTGATAATTGGAAGAAAGTTCGAAATGGAAAAGCTTGTGCTTTCCTAGGCCATATAGGGAAAGATAATGTATCTTCACCCCATCGTAATGCTGAAAAG AATGTCATATATTCTACTTTGGCTCACTATAATTTGGATGTTcaaaatattagaggtcaaggtTATGATGGTGCTAGTAATATGAGGGATGAGTTTAATGGATTGCAAGCTTTGATTATAAAAGATTGTAGAGGTGCTTATTATGTTCGTTGCTTTGCTCATCGGTTACAATTGGCTTTAGTTGCAGCATCAAAAAATGTGACACCTATTCATCAATTTTTTGATAGATTAACTTTTATAGTTAATATTGTTGGTTCTTCATGTAAGCGTAATGATGAATTGAAGAATGCTCATGCGGATGACATTGCACATTTGATTGCAATAAATGAACTCGAGACAGGGCGTGGACTTAATCAAATAGATACTTTACAACGAGCTGCTGATACACGCTAG